One part of the Rhodococcus oxybenzonivorans genome encodes these proteins:
- a CDS encoding fatty acid desaturase family protein, producing the protein MSIDIESPLAHLSDDTIEALGREFDAIHDEIYADLGERDRRYIKSVIAAQRQLAVAGRVLLLGSVSKPAWLAGTACLGMAKILENMEIGHNVMHGQWDWMNDPYIHSSTWDWDTASTAKAWKHSHNYIHHTYTNIRGKDKDLGYEIMRIDPNQRWHPVYLAQPFYNVVLMAFFEWGVALHDMDLEAVRSGEKPLKEVWQDLKGIGGKARAQVVKDYVGWPLISAGAFGLTQLAARGRLGQPATSKAGRLLRGKRARGRWSSVADVFDRMLPGMERTFLATALADFTANIIRNVWAHGIIFCGHFPDQTYTFSEKEAEDETRGGWYVRQLVGAANIDGSPLFHIISGNLGYQVEHHLYPDMPSTRYSEVAPKVKDICERYQLPYNSGPLMQQWGMVHRTILRLAFPGGKPRPKPGPYRGEKGTDAGKRSEAAAFRSRVPADNPAAGPEHDSGGVEVTPPPRD; encoded by the coding sequence GTGAGTATCGACATCGAGAGCCCGCTCGCACATCTGAGTGACGACACCATCGAGGCGCTCGGACGCGAGTTCGACGCCATCCACGACGAGATCTACGCCGATCTCGGTGAACGCGACCGCAGATACATCAAGTCCGTCATCGCCGCGCAACGTCAGCTGGCGGTCGCCGGTCGCGTTCTGTTGCTCGGTTCGGTCAGCAAACCTGCCTGGCTGGCCGGGACCGCGTGTCTGGGAATGGCGAAGATTCTCGAGAACATGGAAATCGGCCACAACGTGATGCACGGCCAGTGGGACTGGATGAACGACCCCTATATCCATTCGTCCACGTGGGACTGGGACACGGCGTCGACAGCGAAGGCGTGGAAGCATTCGCACAACTACATTCACCACACGTACACCAATATCCGGGGGAAGGACAAAGACCTCGGATACGAGATCATGCGGATCGACCCGAACCAGCGGTGGCACCCCGTCTATCTCGCCCAGCCGTTCTACAACGTCGTGCTGATGGCATTTTTCGAATGGGGTGTCGCGCTCCACGACATGGACCTCGAGGCGGTCCGCTCCGGTGAGAAGCCGTTGAAGGAAGTGTGGCAGGACCTCAAAGGGATCGGCGGAAAGGCTCGCGCCCAGGTTGTAAAGGACTATGTCGGCTGGCCCTTGATCAGCGCAGGCGCCTTCGGTCTCACACAACTCGCCGCCCGCGGGCGACTCGGTCAGCCGGCAACGTCGAAAGCGGGCCGACTGCTGCGCGGCAAGCGCGCTCGCGGCCGGTGGTCGTCGGTCGCGGACGTGTTCGACCGCATGTTGCCCGGGATGGAGCGGACGTTCCTCGCCACCGCGCTGGCCGACTTCACCGCCAACATCATCCGCAACGTGTGGGCGCACGGCATCATCTTCTGCGGCCACTTCCCCGATCAGACGTACACCTTCAGCGAGAAGGAGGCGGAGGACGAAACTCGTGGCGGCTGGTACGTACGCCAGCTGGTCGGCGCCGCCAACATCGACGGCAGCCCGCTGTTCCACATCATCAGCGGCAACCTCGGGTATCAGGTCGAACACCACCTCTACCCGGATATGCCGAGCACCCGCTATTCGGAGGTGGCACCGAAGGTGAAGGACATCTGCGAACGGTACCAATTGCCGTACAACTCGGGACCGTTGATGCAGCAGTGGGGAATGGTGCACCGGACGATCCTGCGGTTGGCATTCCCGGGCGGGAAGCCGCGTCCGAAGCCAGGACCTTACCGCGGGGAGAAGGGCACCGACGCCGGCAAACGAAGCGAGGCGGCGGCGTTCCGTAGCCGCGTGCCCGCCGACAACCCTGCCGCCGGACCCGAACACGACTCCGGCGGAGTGGAAGTGACTCCGCCACCGCGGGACTGA
- a CDS encoding oxygenase MpaB family protein: protein MTPQNTTPANPLPQYWEPRRASGAQIMRMIDSLDPIDHDVEITHLSMDVLIPPLFAYMAYTSGFARTLGNPAVANRIWREGAGDQIRTPVRRDRDTLTFFGEFMRRGHRSPQAQAVFDRVQDIHRQVKGVGNETQVHVLGMLIFDPERFAKAVGHRWFTDKENDARFNFWLGVARGMRLRDVPETRAEFLDWIDEYERRTFTPTIAAAESFKGQLRGISAYVPRPLRPAIRHLVIDTLKPEVRDLLGVSAPRPVHRPALRAAVRALRTVRPIDRFRLDRTWVNSFSRVGPDPDFDTIGYQADAG, encoded by the coding sequence ATGACGCCGCAGAACACCACCCCCGCAAATCCACTTCCGCAGTACTGGGAGCCGAGGAGGGCGAGCGGTGCACAGATTATGCGGATGATCGACTCCCTCGACCCCATCGATCACGATGTCGAGATCACCCATCTGAGCATGGACGTCCTCATTCCACCGCTGTTCGCCTACATGGCGTACACGTCTGGATTCGCCCGAACGCTCGGCAATCCGGCGGTGGCGAACCGGATCTGGCGCGAAGGCGCCGGTGATCAGATCCGCACACCGGTTCGGCGTGACCGCGACACCCTCACGTTCTTCGGCGAGTTCATGCGTCGCGGCCACCGCAGTCCGCAGGCGCAGGCGGTGTTCGACCGGGTCCAGGACATTCATCGCCAGGTCAAGGGCGTCGGCAACGAGACCCAGGTCCATGTCCTGGGAATGCTGATCTTCGATCCCGAACGATTCGCCAAGGCCGTGGGACACCGCTGGTTCACCGACAAGGAGAACGACGCCCGGTTCAACTTCTGGTTGGGCGTCGCCCGCGGCATGCGCCTGCGCGATGTCCCGGAAACCCGCGCCGAGTTCCTCGACTGGATCGACGAATACGAACGTCGCACCTTCACCCCGACGATCGCCGCCGCCGAGAGTTTCAAGGGACAGCTTCGCGGCATCAGTGCATATGTCCCGCGACCGCTGCGGCCGGCGATCCGGCATTTGGTCATCGACACCCTCAAACCGGAAGTACGGGACCTGCTCGGGGTGAGTGCACCGCGGCCCGTCCACAGACCCGCGCTCCGCGCCGCCGTGCGAGCGCTGCGCACCGTCAGGCCCATCGACCGCTTCCGCCTCGACCGAACCTGGGTGAACAGCTTCAGCCGCGTCGGCCCCGACCCCGACTTCGACACCATCGGCTACCAGGCGGACGCCGGATAG
- a CDS encoding zinc-dependent alcohol dehydrogenase, which produces MRALCWNGVNDLRVETVDDPELVNPHDVIVQVRLTTTCGSDLHFIDGYLPGMREGDVFGHEFMGEVVDVGPEATDTRVGDRVVVPSFIGCNSCWYCDHDLYSVCDTTNPNAELQQAVFGYPTGGIYGYTHPFGGYQGSHAQYIRVPFGDVNCFTIPDGITDEQALFLSDAVPTGLMGADFCDISPGDTIAVWGSGGVGLMAAHTARLLGAERVIVIDRYPERLALARREFSAETIDYTSVDSVQEALRETTGGRGPDACIDAVGMEGHGTGLQQLYDRAKQLLRLESDRATPLREAILACRKGGIVSVLGIYGLTDKFPMGVVTNKSLTIRTAQQHGQRYMPRMFDYVQQGDLDPSYLITHDMSLEEAVRGYQVFKSKQEGCVRAVFRP; this is translated from the coding sequence ATGCGTGCACTGTGTTGGAACGGCGTCAACGACCTGAGAGTCGAGACCGTCGACGACCCCGAACTCGTCAATCCGCACGACGTCATCGTGCAGGTACGGCTGACCACTACCTGCGGATCCGACCTTCATTTCATCGACGGATACTTGCCGGGCATGCGGGAAGGTGACGTGTTCGGTCACGAGTTCATGGGTGAAGTGGTGGACGTCGGCCCCGAAGCGACCGACACCAGGGTGGGTGACCGCGTGGTCGTTCCGTCGTTCATTGGATGCAACTCGTGCTGGTACTGCGACCACGACTTGTATTCGGTCTGCGACACGACGAATCCGAATGCCGAACTGCAGCAAGCGGTCTTCGGCTATCCCACGGGCGGCATCTACGGGTATACCCACCCGTTCGGCGGATATCAGGGCTCCCACGCGCAGTACATCCGCGTGCCGTTCGGCGACGTCAACTGCTTCACCATCCCCGACGGCATCACCGACGAGCAAGCCCTGTTCCTCTCCGACGCCGTCCCCACCGGCCTCATGGGCGCGGATTTCTGCGACATCTCGCCCGGCGACACGATCGCGGTGTGGGGCAGCGGGGGCGTCGGGCTGATGGCCGCACACACTGCCCGTCTCCTCGGCGCGGAACGGGTCATCGTCATCGATCGTTATCCTGAGCGACTTGCGTTGGCACGTCGGGAGTTCAGTGCTGAAACCATCGACTACACGTCCGTCGACAGCGTGCAGGAGGCGCTACGCGAGACGACCGGCGGGCGGGGCCCGGACGCGTGCATCGACGCTGTCGGCATGGAAGGGCATGGCACCGGACTGCAGCAACTCTACGACCGCGCCAAACAACTGCTGAGGCTCGAATCCGACCGGGCAACCCCGTTGCGCGAAGCGATTCTCGCCTGCCGTAAAGGCGGGATCGTGTCTGTCCTCGGCATCTACGGACTGACGGACAAGTTTCCGATGGGTGTGGTGACCAACAAGAGTCTGACGATCCGGACGGCACAGCAACACGGTCAGCGGTACATGCCGCGGATGTTCGACTACGTCCAGCAGGGCGACCTCGATCCCTCATATCTGATCACCCACGATATGTCCCTCGAGGAGGCAGTGCGCGGATACCAGGTGTTCAAGAGCAAACAGGAAGGGTGTGTCCGGGCCGTCTTCCGGCCGTGA
- a CDS encoding ferredoxin reductase: protein MAERGARPKVPVVRRFMLRAVRHLFSPLRPDDYLELINPLWTTRELRGRVERVEPASADSATVVIRPQYEWFGHEAGQYVRLGVVLDGVYYWRAYSLTSDPDPDDGLISVTPKLVESGTVSPYLVRDIRPGDIVRLGEVEGTFTLPDPLPDKLLFISAGSGITPIISMLRSLDHKNAVDDVVVAHSARSEEQVMFDSTLRDLDRRHDGFRLVLRLTGREGRLTPDALAELCPDWREREVFASGPGEMLDQLVEHWNDHGDPQRLHMERFQPVIGGDDAGGEGGEVHFSDSDVKTEVDGGTPILVAGENAGLTLPFGCRIGICHTCVGTLKAGRLRDLRTGDVVDDAVGQAVRTCVHTAEGDIEIEL from the coding sequence ATGGCGGAACGCGGTGCTCGTCCCAAAGTTCCCGTAGTGCGCAGATTCATGCTGCGCGCGGTGCGGCACCTGTTCAGCCCTCTCCGCCCGGACGACTATCTGGAGCTCATCAATCCGCTGTGGACCACCCGCGAATTGCGGGGGCGGGTGGAGCGGGTCGAGCCCGCCAGCGCCGACTCCGCCACCGTCGTGATCCGTCCCCAATACGAGTGGTTCGGGCACGAGGCCGGACAGTATGTTCGCCTCGGCGTCGTCCTCGACGGCGTTTACTACTGGCGCGCCTACTCGCTCACCTCGGACCCCGACCCGGATGACGGGCTGATCAGCGTTACGCCGAAGCTGGTGGAAAGCGGCACGGTGTCGCCGTATCTCGTCCGCGACATCCGTCCCGGCGACATCGTGCGTCTCGGTGAGGTGGAAGGCACTTTCACCCTTCCGGACCCTTTGCCGGACAAGTTGTTGTTCATCAGCGCCGGCAGCGGTATTACACCGATCATCAGCATGCTCCGCAGCCTCGACCACAAGAATGCGGTCGACGACGTGGTCGTCGCGCACTCGGCCCGCAGCGAGGAGCAGGTTATGTTCGATTCGACGCTCCGCGATCTCGACCGTCGCCACGACGGGTTCCGGCTGGTGCTCCGCCTCACGGGGAGGGAGGGCCGGCTGACACCGGACGCGCTCGCCGAACTCTGTCCCGACTGGCGTGAACGCGAGGTGTTCGCGTCGGGTCCTGGCGAGATGCTCGATCAGTTGGTGGAGCATTGGAACGACCACGGCGATCCGCAGCGCCTGCACATGGAACGCTTCCAGCCCGTGATCGGTGGCGATGACGCCGGCGGTGAAGGAGGCGAAGTCCACTTCTCGGACAGCGACGTGAAAACCGAGGTCGACGGGGGAACACCGATCCTCGTTGCCGGGGAGAACGCCGGCTTGACGCTCCCGTTCGGGTGCCGCATCGGCATCTGTCACACGTGCGTCGGGACGCTGAAGGCGGGCCGGCTCCGTGACCTGCGAACGGGGGACGTCGTCGACGACGCCGTCGGACAGGCGGTCCGCACCTGCGTCCACACCGCAGAAGGTGACATCGAAATCGAGCTGTGA
- a CDS encoding DUF4383 domain-containing protein, translated as MTSTPVQAASLVLGAVFLLVGILGFIPGVTSNLDQLAGAGHDSGAMLVGLFQVSVLHNIVHIVFGVAGIAAARLASAAGIYLLLGGFIYLGLWVFGLVIDKDESANFIPLNSADDWLHFTLGAGMIMLGILLTRGSRADARTNTS; from the coding sequence ATGACCTCCACCCCAGTGCAGGCCGCCTCGTTGGTTCTAGGTGCGGTGTTCCTACTCGTCGGCATCCTCGGTTTCATTCCTGGAGTCACCTCCAACCTCGACCAGCTCGCGGGCGCTGGGCATGACTCCGGCGCGATGCTGGTGGGTCTGTTTCAGGTATCCGTGCTCCACAATATCGTTCACATAGTCTTCGGTGTTGCCGGTATCGCCGCTGCCCGCCTGGCGTCAGCCGCCGGGATCTACTTACTCCTCGGTGGCTTCATTTACCTGGGATTATGGGTTTTCGGGTTGGTGATCGACAAGGACGAATCCGCCAATTTCATTCCACTCAACTCCGCCGACGACTGGCTCCACTTCACTCTCGGCGCAGGCATGATCATGCTCGGAATCCTGCTCACACGCGGAAGTCGCGCCGACGCCCGCACGAACACTTCCTGA
- a CDS encoding alpha/beta fold hydrolase, which translates to MKRLPIATHGIYRDDEDCVPVRRACRESLERWHVPHALLRLETSLGATTVLTAGTNTGRPPVVLLPGAGLSAASTVATVCALYEHHRVLVPDLPGEPGLSSSRRPHRHAYDVYGRWLDELIPQLRPEPVIVVGHALGAAIALAATPSDRFAGLVLVNPAGITAIKRTWQLTRLRTKWMLHPTLDNSEQLLRYLSGSPFTPDMSLVCWYSMIAEHCFPGRLPRRLPARMIRRWAGEVPVIVADGECDPLLDRNRLRRRARSLLGVEVQLLAGCGHLGLREAPASVATLISALPAPGLHHKGSV; encoded by the coding sequence ATGAAGCGCCTTCCCATCGCCACCCACGGGATCTACCGCGACGACGAAGACTGTGTTCCGGTCCGCCGTGCATGCCGCGAGAGTCTCGAACGCTGGCACGTGCCCCACGCCCTTCTGCGACTCGAAACCTCGCTGGGGGCAACGACAGTCCTGACCGCCGGCACCAATACGGGCAGGCCACCGGTCGTGTTGCTACCCGGGGCGGGCCTGAGTGCCGCCAGCACTGTGGCGACTGTCTGCGCATTGTATGAGCACCACCGGGTCCTCGTTCCCGACCTGCCCGGGGAACCCGGATTGAGTTCGTCGCGGCGCCCGCACCGGCACGCGTACGACGTGTACGGGCGTTGGCTCGACGAGCTGATCCCGCAGCTGCGCCCTGAGCCGGTGATCGTGGTCGGCCACGCTCTTGGCGCCGCTATTGCACTTGCCGCCACGCCGAGTGATCGCTTCGCCGGACTGGTGTTGGTCAACCCCGCAGGCATCACCGCGATCAAACGCACCTGGCAGCTGACCCGGTTGCGCACGAAGTGGATGCTCCACCCCACCCTCGACAACAGCGAACAACTCCTGAGATACCTGAGTGGATCCCCGTTCACCCCGGACATGAGCCTGGTCTGTTGGTACAGCATGATTGCTGAGCACTGTTTCCCCGGCAGGCTCCCGCGCCGACTGCCCGCGCGGATGATCCGCCGCTGGGCCGGAGAAGTTCCGGTCATCGTCGCCGACGGTGAGTGCGATCCACTGCTCGACCGGAACCGCCTGCGCCGACGAGCACGGTCCCTGCTCGGGGTCGAGGTTCAGCTCCTGGCCGGGTGCGGGCATCTCGGTTTACGTGAGGCCCCCGCATCGGTGGCCACGCTGATCTCCGCACTTCCTGCGCCCGGTTTGCACCATAAAGGATCCGTGTAA
- a CDS encoding lipopolysaccharide assembly protein LapA domain-containing protein — protein MQNGDTSYFGWDLDLALGLSLLLAAVLGFILGMLTSAILRLRRRRNHTTEG, from the coding sequence GTGCAGAACGGGGACACCAGCTACTTCGGCTGGGATCTGGACCTCGCTTTGGGGCTGTCCTTACTACTCGCCGCAGTTCTCGGCTTCATTCTCGGCATGCTGACCTCGGCAATTCTGCGGCTCCGTAGACGGAGAAACCACACCACGGAGGGGTGA
- a CDS encoding MerR family transcriptional regulator — MTDRLEGSALRHMQIGEVAERTELSIKTIRHYDEVGLVRPSERSAGGFRLYTDADVQRLLVIRRMKPLGFTLDEMRQLLDSLEILASDPAADERADAQAFVTDCHTRAEESCRKLRTQLAYAEELTALLADNATTEVP; from the coding sequence ATGACGGACCGCCTCGAGGGTTCGGCATTGCGGCACATGCAGATCGGTGAGGTCGCCGAACGCACCGAACTGTCGATCAAGACGATCCGCCACTACGACGAGGTCGGCCTGGTACGGCCTTCTGAACGCAGTGCCGGCGGCTTCCGCCTCTACACCGATGCGGATGTCCAACGCCTGCTCGTCATCCGGCGGATGAAGCCGCTCGGATTCACCCTCGACGAGATGCGCCAGCTCCTCGACTCGCTCGAAATTCTGGCGTCCGACCCCGCAGCCGACGAACGCGCCGACGCCCAGGCATTCGTCACCGACTGCCACACGCGGGCCGAGGAAAGTTGTCGCAAACTCCGCACACAACTGGCCTACGCTGAAGAGTTGACCGCACTACTCGCCGACAATGCGACCACCGAAGTACCGTAG
- a CDS encoding YihY/virulence factor BrkB family protein has translation MVDEKQAEPDPDDPRKPDSPADLTKPSWGYVLRKTAHEFGRDQCIDLAAALTYYAVLSLFPALLALVSLLGVFGQGQRTTDSVLQIVDDLGPSSAVDTLRDPIAQLVQTPTAGVALIFGLLGAVWSASGYIGAFGRAMNRMYEVDEGRPVWKLRPLMLLVTLIGLLLVAAAAVMLALSGPVARSVGDAIGFGDTALTVWNIARWPFVLGVVVVAVAILYYVTPNVKQPKFRWISAGAFLAIVTWIVASVLFGLYVSNFGSYNKTYGSLAGVIVFLLWLWITNLALLFGAELDSELERGRELQAGLPAEDELQLPPRDTRVSDKNAEKYQKYIEQGRALRESDGNTAEPDAVPEEQQR, from the coding sequence ATGGTCGATGAAAAGCAAGCCGAACCGGATCCCGACGATCCCCGCAAACCGGACTCGCCCGCGGATCTGACGAAACCGTCGTGGGGGTACGTTCTGCGGAAGACAGCGCACGAGTTCGGTCGCGATCAGTGCATCGATCTTGCGGCCGCGTTGACGTACTACGCCGTCCTGTCGCTGTTCCCTGCCCTGCTCGCGCTGGTGTCGCTTCTCGGCGTTTTCGGACAGGGACAGCGCACCACCGATTCGGTGTTGCAGATCGTCGACGACCTCGGACCCTCGTCCGCAGTGGACACCCTGCGGGACCCCATCGCCCAGCTCGTCCAAACACCCACTGCCGGTGTGGCATTGATCTTCGGCCTCCTGGGCGCCGTATGGTCGGCGTCGGGTTACATCGGCGCGTTCGGCCGCGCCATGAACCGCATGTACGAGGTCGACGAGGGGCGTCCGGTGTGGAAGTTGCGACCGTTGATGCTGTTGGTCACTCTGATCGGACTCCTACTCGTGGCGGCGGCGGCCGTCATGCTGGCGCTGAGTGGGCCGGTTGCCCGTTCGGTCGGTGACGCCATCGGATTCGGTGACACCGCCCTGACCGTATGGAACATTGCGCGGTGGCCGTTCGTGCTGGGAGTGGTCGTCGTCGCGGTTGCGATCCTGTACTACGTGACACCCAACGTGAAGCAGCCGAAGTTCCGCTGGATCAGTGCGGGCGCATTTCTCGCGATCGTGACGTGGATCGTGGCGTCCGTCCTGTTCGGCCTCTACGTTTCGAATTTCGGCAGTTACAACAAAACGTACGGCTCTCTCGCCGGGGTCATCGTGTTTCTGCTGTGGTTGTGGATCACCAACTTGGCGTTGCTGTTCGGAGCCGAGCTCGATTCCGAACTCGAGCGAGGCCGGGAACTGCAAGCCGGACTGCCGGCGGAAGACGAGCTGCAGCTTCCGCCGCGCGACACCCGCGTGTCCGACAAGAATGCCGAGAAGTATCAGAAGTACATCGAGCAGGGACGAGCACTTCGCGAGAGCGACGGGAACACTGCCGAACCAGACGCGGTACCCGAAGAACAACAGCGTTAA
- a CDS encoding SDR family NAD(P)-dependent oxidoreductase: MTMARPLALVTGASRGIGLELTRLFVKDGYDLVVVADSEALDSAVAELRSTGAGVIPVRTDLRTEQGVASVWEAITTDGRPLAAAALNAGVGHGGAFVDTDLADTFAIIDLNVRSTVHLTKLVLDDMVSRGAGRILITSSVASTMPGPYQAVYNASKSFVQSFAEGLQGELKDSPVTITSLMPGPTDTHFFSRAELDDTKLGQGPKDDPAEVAKQGYEAMMKGERKVVAGSIMSKAMAAVNTVTPDAVKAAAHRLHAKPGSGR; this comes from the coding sequence ATGACCATGGCACGCCCACTGGCTCTCGTCACCGGAGCGTCCCGGGGGATCGGGCTCGAACTGACCAGATTGTTCGTCAAGGACGGTTACGACCTCGTCGTCGTGGCGGACTCCGAAGCCCTGGACTCCGCCGTCGCCGAACTGAGGTCGACGGGTGCCGGTGTGATACCTGTGCGCACCGATCTGCGCACCGAACAGGGTGTGGCGTCGGTGTGGGAGGCGATCACCACAGACGGCCGCCCGCTCGCTGCCGCTGCACTCAATGCCGGTGTGGGACATGGCGGCGCCTTCGTCGACACCGACCTCGCCGACACGTTCGCCATCATCGACCTCAATGTGAGGTCGACCGTGCACCTGACCAAACTCGTGCTCGACGACATGGTCTCCCGTGGTGCGGGGCGGATACTGATCACCTCGTCCGTGGCCTCCACGATGCCCGGTCCGTATCAAGCCGTCTACAACGCTTCCAAGTCGTTTGTGCAGTCGTTCGCGGAGGGGCTGCAAGGGGAGCTGAAAGACAGCCCGGTCACCATCACGTCATTGATGCCCGGGCCCACGGACACCCACTTCTTCAGCCGCGCCGAGCTCGACGACACCAAGCTCGGTCAAGGTCCCAAGGATGATCCCGCCGAGGTCGCCAAGCAGGGCTACGAGGCCATGATGAAGGGTGAGCGCAAAGTAGTGGCCGGGTCGATCATGTCCAAGGCGATGGCGGCGGTGAACACGGTGACCCCGGACGCGGTCAAGGCGGCAGCGCATCGTCTACACGCCAAACCAGGATCCGGCCGGTGA
- a CDS encoding SulP family inorganic anion transporter — MATQQLDDHIRDEGSVRAALRSPRRLKTEVLAGLVVALALVPEAISFSIIAGVDPRVGLFASFTMAVTIAFVGGRPAMISAATGAIALVVAPLSREYGLDYLIAAVLLAGVLQIVLSLLGVAKLMRFIPRSVMIGFVNALAILIFTAQLPHLIDVPALVYPMVAAGLLIMVFLSKLTTAIPAPLVAIVLLTAATVIFALNVPNVGDEGELPSSLPTWVIPNVPFTMDTLSIIAPYALAMALVGLLESLMTAKLVDDITDTHSDKTREGWGQGIANLVTGLFGGMGGCAMIGQTMINVKVSGARTRISTFLAGVFLLILVVGLGDIVALIPMAALVAVMIMVSVGTLDWHSIAPKTLRRMPRSETSVMLATVAVTVATHNLAYGVIVGVITAMVLFARRVAHLTEVVDVAHPDENTRIYKVRGELFFASSNDLIYQFDYVSDPENVVIDLSDSHIWDASTVATLDAITTKYAAKGKQAEIVGLNASSAERHVRLSGQMGAEH; from the coding sequence GTGGCCACACAGCAGCTAGACGACCATATTCGTGATGAAGGATCGGTGCGGGCCGCCTTGCGGTCACCACGCCGATTGAAGACTGAGGTACTGGCCGGACTGGTGGTCGCGCTGGCCCTCGTCCCGGAAGCGATCTCGTTCTCGATCATCGCAGGCGTGGACCCCCGCGTGGGTCTGTTCGCCTCCTTCACCATGGCGGTGACCATCGCTTTCGTCGGCGGCCGTCCCGCGATGATCTCGGCGGCGACCGGTGCGATCGCCCTCGTCGTCGCGCCGCTCTCGCGTGAATACGGTCTGGACTACCTGATCGCCGCCGTCCTGCTGGCCGGTGTGCTGCAGATCGTCCTGAGCCTGCTCGGGGTCGCGAAACTGATGCGATTCATCCCGCGCAGTGTGATGATCGGCTTCGTCAACGCCCTCGCGATCTTGATCTTCACCGCGCAACTGCCACACCTGATCGACGTGCCCGCCCTGGTCTATCCGATGGTCGCGGCCGGACTGCTGATCATGGTGTTCCTGTCCAAGCTCACCACCGCGATCCCCGCCCCGCTGGTGGCCATTGTGCTGCTCACCGCCGCCACCGTGATCTTCGCGCTGAACGTCCCTAACGTCGGCGACGAAGGCGAGCTGCCGTCTTCGCTGCCGACCTGGGTGATCCCGAACGTGCCGTTCACCATGGACACGCTGTCGATCATCGCCCCCTACGCGTTGGCGATGGCCCTGGTCGGGCTGCTCGAATCGTTGATGACCGCGAAGCTGGTCGACGACATCACCGATACCCACTCGGACAAGACTCGCGAGGGCTGGGGGCAGGGGATCGCGAACCTGGTCACCGGCCTGTTCGGCGGTATGGGCGGCTGCGCCATGATCGGCCAGACCATGATCAACGTCAAGGTCTCCGGAGCCCGCACCCGCATCTCCACCTTCCTGGCCGGGGTGTTCCTGCTGATCCTCGTCGTCGGACTCGGCGACATCGTCGCGCTGATCCCGATGGCCGCCCTGGTCGCGGTGATGATCATGGTCTCGGTCGGCACCCTGGACTGGCACAGCATCGCCCCGAAGACGTTGCGGCGCATGCCCCGCAGCGAAACATCCGTCATGCTTGCGACCGTCGCGGTCACCGTCGCCACCCACAACCTCGCCTACGGGGTGATCGTCGGTGTGATCACCGCAATGGTGCTCTTCGCCCGCCGGGTCGCGCACCTGACCGAGGTCGTGGACGTCGCCCACCCCGACGAGAACACCCGCATCTACAAGGTGCGCGGCGAACTGTTCTTCGCCTCGAGCAACGACCTGATCTACCAGTTCGACTACGTCAGCGATCCGGAGAATGTCGTCATCGACCTGTCCGACTCCCACATCTGGGACGCCTCGACCGTCGCGACCCTCGACGCGATCACCACGAAATACGCTGCCAAGGGCAAGCAGGCGGAGATCGTCGGCCTCAACGCCTCCTCCGCCGAACGCCACGTGCGCCTGAGCGGGCAGATGGGTGCGGAGCACTGA
- a CDS encoding TetR/AcrR family transcriptional regulator: MNATTNTGGGPALPRGARRRMRTRTALLDAAEGLMAAKPHDAVRIDDIAEAADVSVGSVYVHFGSKDGIAVAVAERVAERATGYLTAAFDASTSPLEQVAAAGTAYMQFLLDNPVFVRYLATEPADGAAGAVEQVVSTRIEALRAAFQSRIEDAVHCGEAGPVDARLLAHFLFGAWNGVAALTLRRDAAALDRADAQACLQQARHIVVTGLAATTRTATDEGSP; this comes from the coding sequence ATGAACGCCACTACAAATACGGGAGGCGGCCCGGCGTTGCCGCGCGGTGCCCGTCGGCGGATGCGTACCCGGACTGCGTTGCTCGATGCCGCGGAGGGCCTGATGGCGGCGAAGCCACATGATGCGGTCCGGATCGACGACATCGCCGAAGCTGCGGATGTCTCGGTCGGTTCGGTCTACGTGCACTTCGGCAGTAAAGACGGGATCGCGGTCGCGGTGGCCGAACGCGTCGCCGAACGGGCGACCGGTTACCTGACCGCGGCGTTCGACGCGAGCACCTCGCCTCTGGAGCAGGTGGCCGCCGCCGGCACCGCCTACATGCAGTTCCTGCTCGACAACCCTGTGTTCGTGCGTTATCTCGCGACCGAACCGGCCGACGGAGCTGCGGGTGCGGTCGAGCAGGTCGTGTCCACACGAATCGAAGCGTTGCGGGCGGCATTCCAGTCCCGGATCGAGGACGCCGTGCACTGCGGGGAGGCCGGCCCGGTCGATGCCCGACTGCTGGCCCATTTCCTGTTCGGCGCATGGAACGGCGTGGCTGCACTGACCCTGCGCCGTGACGCGGCGGCGCTCGATCGCGCCGATGCGCAGGCATGTCTGCAACAGGCCCGCCACATCGTCGTCACCGGGCTTGCCGCAACTACCCGAACCGCCACCGATGAAGGATCACCATGA